The genomic DNA TAAATAATTCATATAAACTTTGGGGGTATTTCGATCTCAAAGCTTCTAGTTCTTCAAAGCTATTATTCTCTATTATTGATATAATCTTACCAGCTATATTCTTACCTACCCCATCGATATTTATTAATTTTTTATTTTCATTATAATATTCAGCTATATTTTCTTGCAAATTTATAATATTATTAATAGCCCTTTCATAAGCCCTAATTTTAAAGGGGTCCTTATTTTCTAATTTTAAAAGGACAACATATTCTTTCAGTATATTTGCTATCTCATCATTAGTAATCATAATAATATAAATATATAAAATAAAAAATATATGAAAAGTACTTTGCTTTTAAAATTACAAAATCAAAGTTTCTTTACTTTGTTGAATTTAGTTAACAAGTGAAAGCACTTGATATATATTCAATAAAGTGCTAAATAGCTTAATTAAAAATATATTTCTACATTAATAAGTGTGAGGGATAGATGCTGTATAAAGATACGCTTAATTTACCAAAAACAGATTTTCCAATGAAAGCAAAATTAACGCAAAAAGAGCCTGAAAGGATAAAGTGGTGGCAAAATTTAGATATATACTCCAAAATTTTAAATGAAAGAGATGAGTCGAAAAAATATATTCTACACGACGGACCTCCCTATGCAAATGGACATATTCATATGGGGCATGCCCTAAACAAAATATTAAAGGATATAATAGTTAAGATTAAATTATTAGAAGGTTATTATTCGCCCTACATACCAGGTTGGGATTGTCATGGATTACCAATTGAACATCAAGTTGATAAACAGTTAGGCAGTAAAAAATCTTCCCTATCAAAAGCAGAAATTAGAAAAAAATGTAGAGACTATGCTGAAAAATATATTGATATACAAAGAAAAGAATTTATAAGATTAGGGGTCTTTGGTGATTGGTATAATCCATATATTACAATGGATTATACATACGAATCAATAATAGTAAGGGAATTGTATAAATTTTTCGAGAATAAAGGTGTTATAAGAAGTTCAAAACCTGTATATTGGTGTGCAAGTTGTGTAACCGCATTAGCTGAAGCTGAGGTTGAATATTATAATCATAAATCACCCTCAATTTTTGTTAAATTTGAGGCAGATCTGGATACAAATGAAAAATTAAATATTGATAAGAATAAAAAAATATATTTTGTTATATGGACAACAACGCCATGGACTTTACCAGCTAATTTAGCAATAGCAGTACACCCTAATTTTAACTATGCCTTTATCAACATATTAAAAACAAATAATAAGAACTTAGACAATAACACCATATTGGTAATTGAGGAGGAGCTAGCCAAAAATATAGTAAATCAGTTTGGGGTAAAAGAATACAAGATTGAAAAAATAGTAAATGGCAAACAACTAGAAAATCTTGAGGCAATACATCCTTTTTATAATAGGAAATCAAAATTGATCTTAGCAGACCACGTAACAAAAGATCAGGGCACAGGCCTTGTACACACTGCACCTGGGCATGGTTTAGAGGATTACATCATCGGTTTAAAATACAATTTAGAGGCCTATAACCCAGTAGATGACTATGGCAATTTTAATAAAGAACTGGAGCTCTTTGGAGGAATAAATGTATTTGAGGCTAATAATGATATTTTAGAATATATTGATGAAAATAGATCCTTGGTTTTTTCTCACACAATAGAACATCAATACCCCCATTGTTGGAGATGTAAAAAACCAGTAATATATAGAGCAACACCCCAATGGTTTATATCAATGAACGCAAACGATCTAAGAAAAAGAGCATTGGATGAGATAAGAAAGGTAAAATGGATACCCTCATGGGGTATGCAAAGGATATATTCAATGATCGAAAACAGGCCTGATTGGTGTATTTCAAGACAGAGATCATGGGGTGTACCTATTGCAGTACTAATATGCAAAAAATGTGGCCATTATTATACAGATAAAAATTTACAAGATAAAGTGGTAGAACTATTTCAGCGGGAAGGTGCCGATGCTTGGTTTGAATACCCTATT from Deferribacterota bacterium includes the following:
- the ileS gene encoding isoleucine--tRNA ligase; the protein is MLYKDTLNLPKTDFPMKAKLTQKEPERIKWWQNLDIYSKILNERDESKKYILHDGPPYANGHIHMGHALNKILKDIIVKIKLLEGYYSPYIPGWDCHGLPIEHQVDKQLGSKKSSLSKAEIRKKCRDYAEKYIDIQRKEFIRLGVFGDWYNPYITMDYTYESIIVRELYKFFENKGVIRSSKPVYWCASCVTALAEAEVEYYNHKSPSIFVKFEADLDTNEKLNIDKNKKIYFVIWTTTPWTLPANLAIAVHPNFNYAFINILKTNNKNLDNNTILVIEEELAKNIVNQFGVKEYKIEKIVNGKQLENLEAIHPFYNRKSKLILADHVTKDQGTGLVHTAPGHGLEDYIIGLKYNLEAYNPVDDYGNFNKELELFGGINVFEANNDILEYIDENRSLVFSHTIEHQYPHCWRCKKPVIYRATPQWFISMNANDLRKRALDEIRKVKWIPSWGMQRIYSMIENRPDWCISRQRSWGVPIAVLICKKCGHYYTDKNLQDKVVELFQREGADAWFEYPIETFTDKDVKCTNCGSRDFRKEDDILDVWFDSGSSHAAVCENRKELNWPANMYLEGSDQHRGWFHSSLLESVGTRGKAPYKEVLTHGFVVDGKGRKMSKSYGNVITPFDIVDKHGAEILRLWVSAEDYSEDIRLSQDILQRLVESYRKIRNTARYMLGNIYDFNPDNDYVSFKDMLELDRYILIKWQNIKKRIYNAFDEYQFHIFYHTLLNFCINSLSSFYIDVLKDRLYCESSNSLKRKSAQTAIFTIIKEFCILISPILSFTAEELWEYLPNFKNKKTSVFLETFPKIESYIDNELLEKVEFILTLKDEVNKHLEEARKNKIIGHSLDAEIELQIGKEYEKFLNIDETLERIFLVSKASVIYSNTNERIIKVNASKAPKCERCWNHSDTVNEDNLCSRCFNVLNAK